A single window of Lutzomyia longipalpis isolate SR_M1_2022 chromosome 1, ASM2433408v1 DNA harbors:
- the LOC129797489 gene encoding SURP and G-patch domain-containing protein 1, giving the protein MEKKGVKTSRFASVTRNDRVAQMTKQEEIIAKKKKELVEKQRTAELAKAIAAATNVGNDTPASTSATPRNSFNNDGSFLENFKKITQAVKVTNTVEANAPPNARNMFQDECVNSNTSEDSAAYEKEELQEKKHSSESPYRSEYAMMQSQAVAQERREVANNPAQSSNIAPKALSMQIPPPPPPALPPQAAVVSKSSPPLPFNPNIPPPLVCQGLHTTPPPLNPVVPPIFPPPLLHTIPPPAPMALNEIPPPKALDLNAIPKPELNLDAIKVPEFTATTSIPPPTSFYKVFSDNEIIPTTIDTLVVMVAENGDAYEDKIRSRKNDVHSSLWFLFDTQSEAYRIYRRKVVDLRSRRMREKFGESDKYDPEEVCNAEYEEDEEALNEREREEQAAEYLEYHRRFSEMYKHQDDDEDGHDSDTEYRREVKERNFNNMKRRSAVNYDDTDSTESDKSSQDVEHSDGKDFQLGDKGNDGKMEYAGASSSKKRKRSRWGEKVEETKVPTPSENQNKPQLSTVTRTNPALLQYALQNYGTTNLSEEDWKKAEDHYKVNLLYQDMLKKRQEIDRLAKRGQFKYEYDSDEDITGGTWEHKLRMAEMDATKAWAEALTKQSEGRHHIGDFLPPEELRKFMETYNAKKNNREPDMSDYKEYKLKEDNIGFQMLQKLGWKEGTGLGAEGRTGIVDPINKASQREMNQGLGANTSATPPEEENEYEAYRRRMMLAYRFRPNPLNNPRRAYY; this is encoded by the exons ATGGAGAAAAAAGGTGTAAAGACATCTCGATTTGCGTCAGTTACGCGTAATGATCGTGTAGCGCAGATGACAAAACAAGAGGAAATCattgcaaagaagaaaaaagaattggtCGAGAAGCAACGTACTGCGGAATTGGCTAAAGCTATTGCGGCTGCCACAAATGTAGGCAACGACACCCCAGCGAG CACATCTGCCACTCCCCGGAATTCATTCAATAATGATGGTTCATTCCTCGAAAACTTCAAAAAGATCACGCAAGCTGTGAAAGTCACGAATACCGTGGAAGCTAATGCTCCACCAAATGCCCGGAATATGTTCCAGGATGAATGTGTGAATTCCAATACTTCCGAAGATTCTGCAGCATATGAAAA AGAAGAGCTGCAAGAGAAGAAACATAGCAGTGAATCTCCATATAGAAGTGAATATGCAATGATGCAAAGTCAGGCTGTGGCCCAAGAACGCCGGGAAGTTGCTAATAATCCAGCACAAAGCTCTAATATTGCTCCCAAAGCTCTTTCCATGCAAATTCCACCTCCACCTCCTCCTGCTTTGCCACCACAAGCTGCTGTGGTCAGCAAATCCTCACCACCATTGCCCTTTAATCCCAACATTCCTCCCCCACTCGTCTGTCAGGGACTACATACAACTCCTCCTCCACTAAATCCGGTCGTTCCGCCAATCTTTCCACCACCACTCCTTCATACAATTCCTCCACCAGCCCCAATGGCCCTCAATGAGATTCCACCCCCAAAAGCGCTGGATCTGAATGCCATCCCAAAGCCAGAGCTCAATTTGGATGCCATAAAAGTGCCTGAATTTACCGCAACTACTTCAATTCCACCTCCAACATCATTCTACAAAG ttTTTTCAGACAATGAAATTATTCCGACAACCATAGACACGTTAGTCGTAATGGTAGCCGAAAATGGCGATGCCTATGAAGATAAAATACGTTCACGAAAAAATGATGTTCATTCATCACTGTG GTTTCTCTTCGACACACAGTCGGAAGCATACCGCATTTATAGGCGGAAGGTGGTTGATTTGCGGTCGAGGCGAATGAGGGAGAAATTTGGAGAGTCAGATAAATACGATCCCGAGGAAGTGTGCAACGCTGAGTACGAGGAAGACGAAGAGGCTCTCAATGAGCGTGAACGGGAGGAACAGGCTGCGGAATATCTCGAATATCATAGGCGTTTCTCTGAAATGTACAAACATCAGGATGATGATGAGGATGGCCATGATTCGGATACAGAATACCGACGAGAGGTGaaggagagaaattttaacaatatGAAACGCCGTAGTGCCGTGAATTATGATGATACAGATTCAACAGAGTCCGATAAGAGTAGTCAAGATGTGGAGCATAGTGATGGAAAGGATTTTCAGTTGGGTGATAAAGGAAATGATGGCAAGATGGAATACGCTGGGGCGTCGTCATCAAAGAAGCGTAAGAGGAGTCGCTGGGGGGAAAAAGTTGAGGAAACAAAGGTTCCAACACCATcggaaaatcaaaataaaccCCAATTGTCCACTGTGACAAGGACTAATCCGGCTCTCTTGCAATATGCTCTACAAAATTACGGGACAACAAATCTCAGTGAGGAAGATTGGAAGAAAGCCGAAGATCACTACAAGGTGAATTTGCTGTATCAGGATATGCTGAAGAAGCGCCAAGAGATTGATCGTTTGGCCAAGAGGGGTCAATTTAAGTATGAATATGATTCAGATGAAGACATCACGGGTGGAACGTGGGAACATAAATTGAGAATGGCTGAAATGGATGCCACCAAAGCCTGGGCAGAGGCACTGACAAAACAATCCGAAGGACGGCATCACATTGGGGACTTCCTTCCACCAGAGGAACTTCGGAAATTCATGGAGACGTACAATGCAAAGAAGAATAACCGAGAACCCGACATGAGTGACTACAAAGAGTACAAATTGAAGGAGGATAATATTG GTTTCCAAATGCTTCAAAAATTGGGTTGGAAGGAAGGTACGGGTCTCGGAGCTGAGGGTCGTACCGGAATTGTTGATCCAATTAAtaa AGCTTCCCAGAGAGAAATGAATCAAGGATTAGGCGCCAATACCAGTGCAACACCCcctgaggaagaaaatgaatatgaAGCATACCGACGACGTATGATGTTAGCTTATCGATTTAGGCCAAATCCATTG aaCAACCCAAGAAGAGCTTACTattga
- the LOC129797601 gene encoding zinc finger protein 59-like yields the protein MEIEENPVIICNFIKSLYQRVTEIHNEVIEHENSVPKCEICSENVNGITSIKNQLVFIMKINVKIKEEDNATKDILEEGNLTREQCKVIKEEQDYIVENSDECCANFVAIDDFTDSTRDGNNSNYASFSNTKDHCKRSSNKENTYKRSLNKSIPEMVKNKIFYECALCNTKVSRKCHLALHMKSHMKNKQGSRKRRHKGQHSNKESEENKKCPFCGRMYKRKHDCNLVEPKIVNSFSCIYCPATFSTYPKIYFHHKAQHPQNPKPQSPFQCEVCGKFTIQLSALRHHMKTHTGYTPHECNVCQKKFRTRHQLTEHLRKHIPKTEKDDKYKCNVCLKRFTFRQSLKKHERLQHTDNRKFFICSLCGWKFICETSLQKHLITHNTEKVPSYKCECGRIFEKLKYLNQHRKIQHNILTDLMLNRKTAKRE from the coding sequence atggaaattgaagaaaatcctgTAATtatatgcaattttattaagagTTTGTATCAAAGAGTAACTGAAATTCACAATGAAGTAATTGAACATGAAAATTCAGTTCCTAAATGTGAAATATGCTCGGAAAATGTTAATGGAATCACCTCAATCAAAAATCAACTTGTTTTcatcatgaaaattaatgtaaaaataaaggaagaaGACAATGCAACTAAAGATATTCTTGAGGAAGGTAATTTAACAAGAGAACAATGTAAAGTTATCAAAGAAGAACAAGACTATATTGTTGAAAACAGCGATGAATGTTGTGCAAATTTTGTTGCCATTGACGACTTTACAGATAGTACTAGAGACGGCAATAACTCAAATTATGCGTCATTTTCCAATACTAAAGATCATTGCAAAAGATCGAGTAATAAGGAAAATACTTACAAAAGATCTTTGAACAAAAGTATTCCAGAAATggttaagaataaaatattctatgaATGTGCACTGTGTAATACAAAGGTATCTAGAAAATGTCATCTTGCTCTTCATATGAAAAGtcacatgaaaaataaacaaggaTCAAGAAAGAGAAGGCACAAAGGACAACATTCGAATAAAGAATCGgaggagaataaaaaatgtccATTCTGTGGAAGGATGTACAAACGGAAACACGATTGTAATTTGGTAGAACCAAAAATTGTAAACAGCTTTTCCTGCATCTACTGTCCGGCGACTTTTTCCACATatccaaaaatctattttcatcaTAAAGCTCAACATCCACAAAACCCAAAACCTCAATCGCCGTTTCAGTGCGAAGTATGTGGGAAATTTACAATCCAGTTATCTGCCTTGAGACATCACATGAAGACACATACGGGATATACGCCACACGAATGTAATGTATGCCAAAAGAAATTCAGGACACGACATCAATTAACTGAACATTTGCGGAAGCATATCCCAAAGACGGAAAAGGATGATAAGTACAAATGCAATGTATGCCTAAAGAGATTTACCTTTAGGCAGTCACTAAAGAAACATGAACGTTTGCAACATACAGATAACAGGAAGTTCTTCATTTGCAGTCTGTGTGGATGGAAATTCATTTGTGAAACATCCCTACAAAAGCATTTGATAACGCACAATACTGAAAAGGTTCCATCTTATAAATGTGAATGTGGGAGGATATTTGAgaagttaaaatatttaaatcagcATCGAAAAATCCAACACAATATACTAACAGACTTAATGTTAAATCGTAAAACTGCAAAAAGGGAATAA
- the LOC129797600 gene encoding zinc finger protein 43-like, with protein MEFIENPQVWCSFVNLVYTRITDIYNDILHHQNQSPECEICPKNRKTISFIKDHLFLIVRINLQPEEEEQGTGVDVTAQRKKESEKFKEELVDCNKENEESFTESANYIFPEHYMFDHESNIDEEINNTPNDKQDNIKQVVVNCSESVNETDDEKQKCDTTDKLYECALCHVKVSQKCNLAQHMIWHLRKVYPKRRSKDEKFFPKWKKLGKKKCPLCKGIYKEKHECKELGQQTRTKYSCTYCPEIFTTYRKIYIHHKANHLDKPKPVSPYQCEICGASAIRLHTLKRHMMFHTDNYPFECDLCKKKFRTSQKMKEHRETHLPKDERNIRNKCKICGKQCYSSTTLKTHISLRHKERETFKCNICGREFLKDLSLKRHLPVHDGETGRHHKCDICGMIFKSFRYMKQHRKRKHELIDEMIEEKSAII; from the coding sequence atggaatttattgaaaatcctCAAGTATGGTGTAGCTTCGTGAATTTAGTCTATACAAGAATCACAGACATTTACAATGATATCCTTCATCATCAAAATCAATCACCTGAATGTGAAATCTGCCCAAAAAATCGCAAAACAATTTCATTTATCAAAGATCATCTATTTCTCATTGTAAGAATAAATCTTCAACCCGAGGAGGAAGAGCAAGGAACAGGAGTTGATGTTACAGcacagagaaagaaagaatctGAGAAATTCAAAGAAGAACTAGTGGACTGCAACaaggaaaatgaagaatcATTTACTGAGTCTGCAAACTATATCTTTCCGGAACACTATATGTTTGATCATGAATCCAATATCGATGAAGAAATTAACAATACCCCGAACGATAAACAAGATAATATAAAACAAGTAGTTGTAAATTGCAGTGAATCTGTCAATGAAACCGACGACGAGAAACAAAAATGTGATACCACCGATAAATTGTATGAATGTGCTCTATGTCACGTAAAAGTATCTCAAAAATGCAACCTTGCCCAGCACATGATATGGCATCTCAGAAAAGTATACCCCAAAAGAAGGAGCaaagatgagaaatttttcccaaaatggaagaaacttggcaagaaaaaatgtcCATTGTGCAAGGGCATCTATAAGGAGAAGCATGAATGTAAGGAATTAGGACAGCAAACTCGCACAAAATACTCATGTACCTATTGTCCAGAAATATTTACTACATACCGCAAAATTTACATTCATCATAAAGCCAATCATCTGGACAAACCAAAGCCCGTGTCCCCGTATCAATGTGAAATATGTGGAGCTTCTGCAATACGATTACACACTTTAAAACGGCACATGATGTTTCACACAGACAATTATCCTTTTGAATGTGATTTGTGTAAGAAGAAATTCAGAACCAgtcaaaaaatgaaggaacATAGAGAAACACATCTTCCGAAAGATGAGAGGAATATTagaaataaatgcaaaatttgtgGGAAACAATGCTACTCATCGACAACATTAAAAACTCATATATCTTTGAGGCACAAGGAAAGAGAAACGTTTAAATGTAATATTTGCGGAAGGGAgttcttaaaagatttatcCTTAAAAAGGCATCTACCAGTTCACGATGGTGAAACCGGTCGACATCACAAATGCGACATTTGTGGAATGATTTTCAAAAGCTTCAGATATATGAAACAGCATCGGAAAAGAAAGCATGAGCTCATAGATGAgatgattgaagaaaaatctgccATAATATAA
- the LOC129797590 gene encoding zinc finger protein 260-like, whose protein sequence is MYLECYHNKSSHKQITFGSFHNIFTMEITENPSKRCLFIQYLCKRIAEFHNEALEHENSVPRCQMCSEEPSELTYIKNQLFLIVKINFQPKDEENPLYDESECKSESTDSTFDILQNDNSKDEAEEVLTIPSENPEFVEVKIEDTPVLQDISLNRASAKNRAEKLHADKGCECEYCGRIFVRKGNLAMHFKSHCKEKVKLKITDRLKARNSKSKSLKEVKIDKQKCLLCQRTYKRKHDCTSERPKASNIISCSYCPEKFSTYKKIYLHHKANHPDKPRPLSPYQCDICGTFALHLHALKRHMSIHSGDMPFNCDICHKDFRTRYQLTEHQRKHIPKAEKDDKYKCDICQKKFKFRQSLKKHKDHQHTNSRKLYLCNFCGGKFVSEATLLHHQTTHDGEAPRTHKCDQCGRIFEKLKYFNHHRKIQHNIYTDLMLNPKNKKKNK, encoded by the coding sequence ATGTATCTGGAATGTTACCATAATAAATCGAGTCATAAACAAATAACTTTCGGaagttttcataatattttcacTATGGAAATCACGGAAAATCCATCAAAACGGTGCTTATTCATTCAGTATTTGTGTAAAAGGATAGCTGAGTTTCACAATGAAGCTTTGGAGCATGAAAATTCAGTACCAAGATGCCAAATGTGCTCAGAAGAACCAAGTGAATTGACGTATATTAAGAATCAACTCTTCCTCATAGTAAAAATTAACTTCCAACCAAAGGACGAAGAAAATCCTCTCTACGATGAAAGCGAATGTAAATCTGAGTCCACAGACAGTACTTTTGATATACTGCAAAATGATAACTCCAAAGATGAAGCGGAAGAAGTCCTAACTATCCCTTCTGAAAATCCGGAATTTGTTGAAGTAAAAATTGAGGACACACCGGTTTTACAagatatttcattaaataggGCATCCGCGAAAAACCGTGCGGAAAAATTACATGCTGATAAAGGTTGTGAATGCGAATACTGTGGCAGAATATTTGTGAGGAAAGGAAATCTCGCCATGCACTTCAAATCTCACTGCaaggaaaaagtaaaattgaaaatcactgACAGACTAAAAGCTAGGAATAGCAAAAGCAAATCTCTGAAGGaagtgaaaattgataaacaGAAATGCCTCCTGTGTCAAAGAACCTACAAAAGAAAACATGATTGTACCTCGGAGCGTCCCAAGGCTTCCAATATTATTTCTTGTTCATATTGTCCGGAGAAATTTtctacatacaaaaaaatttaccttCACCATAAAGCCAATCATCCGGATAAGCCACGGCCCCTATCACCATATCAGTGTGATATTTGTGGGACATTTGCTTTACATTTACACGCTCTCAAGAGACACATGTCTATTCATAGTGGTGATATGCCTTTCAACTGTGATATTTGTCACAAAGACTTCCGGACACGGTATCAATTAACGGAGCACCAGAGAAAACATATTCCTAAGGCTGAAAAGGATGATAAGTACAAATGTGACATATGCCAAAAGAAGTTCAAATTCAGACAATCTCTAAAGAAGCACAAAGATCATCAGCACACAAATAGTCGAAAACTCTATCTGTGCAACTTTTGTGGAGGAAAATTTGTTAGTGAAGCCACTCTTTTGCATCACCAAACAACTCACGATGGAGAAGCTCCCCGTACCCACAAATGTGACCAATGTGGACGAATTTTTGAGAAACTCAAGTATTTCAATCATCACAGAAAAATTCAGCACAATATTTACACAGACCTAATGCTGAatccaaaaaataagaaaaagaacaagTAG